From one Pedobacter faecalis genomic stretch:
- a CDS encoding sensor histidine kinase — MVRTASCVLPLNIGNRMTQGFIKAFLTVILVVFFSARPGYSQDIRLRSIEKSYVLRHPMFVVDEDNNLPTEQIPYENFKASEFATLSLGSTKASVWVKVRILNQSDKEDWHIQIDSPPVLESVSVYQKNGDRLIKIFTKKSTTPKATGEVSVNNLLIPVSIPIDTEAEIYIKASSNNILRLPIKFITLQKAFEESYLTDLLNGVVFGMLIAFAIYNLFVYILTKEQPYLYYLGAIFFWSLNVFFYNGFLPEMLGALDWLNSAGTIIALASLMSILFTNSFLQTKKNSPLFNKIKGLMFFFSLIILLTDIFCKGPYSFMLVQYLMYPYFLYWFGAGVQSLKNGYKPAIYFLLGFGSLMLGNAIYNLKDLNILPDNLITRTSMHWGTLLEALILSYALANRLNFYRKQQEHIQRKTIAEKSAFLKELLKRQEQEKKRVAMELHDNIGQQLILIKNRSWRLQQISEEPLKNLITTSIEHIAAIMAEVRSILHRLRPYQMDLLGLTQSINGLINDTFNDYEIKQGNTDEVNQHFDADESMHIFRILQLLSQDILACTPDKQIRYAITRKAFAVDFSFEFQTTGQLENSSPDIQNRLELLKGDINIQSSHNTTKITVNIPFNH; from the coding sequence ATGGTAAGAACAGCCTCCTGCGTTTTGCCATTGAACATCGGTAACCGTATGACCCAAGGCTTCATCAAAGCTTTTTTAACAGTGATACTGGTCGTCTTTTTCAGTGCAAGACCAGGCTATTCCCAGGATATTAGACTCAGAAGCATTGAAAAAAGCTATGTCCTAAGGCACCCGATGTTTGTGGTCGACGAGGACAATAATTTGCCAACTGAGCAGATACCTTACGAAAACTTCAAGGCATCAGAATTCGCGACGCTGTCACTTGGATCCACAAAAGCCTCCGTATGGGTAAAAGTCCGCATACTTAATCAAAGCGATAAAGAGGACTGGCACATTCAAATCGATAGTCCCCCGGTTCTCGAGTCGGTCAGCGTTTATCAGAAAAACGGGGACCGACTGATAAAGATATTTACCAAAAAATCCACGACACCTAAAGCGACAGGCGAAGTGAGCGTAAACAATTTGCTGATCCCGGTTTCGATTCCAATCGATACAGAGGCAGAGATCTACATTAAAGCCAGCAGTAATAATATACTCAGGCTACCCATTAAATTCATCACCTTGCAGAAGGCTTTCGAAGAAAGTTACCTGACTGATCTATTGAATGGGGTTGTTTTTGGTATGCTAATCGCTTTTGCTATTTATAACCTGTTTGTATATATACTAACAAAAGAACAGCCCTATCTATACTATTTGGGAGCAATCTTCTTCTGGAGCCTAAACGTGTTTTTTTATAACGGTTTTCTGCCCGAAATGCTGGGGGCACTCGACTGGTTAAACAGCGCGGGAACAATCATCGCCCTGGCAAGTTTAATGAGCATACTATTTACCAATTCGTTTCTTCAGACAAAAAAGAACAGCCCTCTTTTTAATAAAATCAAGGGATTGATGTTTTTCTTCTCCTTGATCATACTGCTGACTGATATTTTCTGCAAAGGACCCTACTCCTTCATGCTTGTACAATATCTAATGTACCCCTATTTCTTATATTGGTTTGGAGCAGGTGTGCAAAGTTTGAAAAATGGGTATAAGCCAGCGATTTATTTTTTATTAGGATTCGGATCGCTAATGCTAGGCAATGCAATATACAATTTGAAAGACCTGAATATTCTTCCGGATAACCTCATAACTCGCACGAGCATGCATTGGGGTACGCTACTGGAGGCTTTGATCCTATCTTACGCCCTTGCGAACAGGCTTAACTTTTACCGTAAGCAGCAGGAGCATATCCAGCGGAAAACTATTGCAGAAAAGAGCGCATTTCTTAAAGAGCTCCTTAAGCGCCAGGAGCAGGAAAAGAAACGTGTAGCCATGGAACTGCACGACAATATCGGCCAGCAACTGATCCTGATCAAAAACCGGTCCTGGCGCCTGCAGCAAATCAGCGAAGAACCCCTAAAAAATCTGATTACCACTTCCATTGAACATATTGCAGCGATCATGGCTGAAGTTCGAAGCATACTTCATCGCCTCAGACCATACCAAATGGACCTTTTGGGATTGACACAAAGCATCAACGGATTAATTAACGATACATTTAACGACTACGAGATCAAACAGGGTAATACCGATGAGGTCAATCAGCATTTTGATGCAGACGAATCCATGCACATTTTCCGAATTCTCCAGTTGCTGTCCCAGGACATTCTAGCTTGTACCCCCGATAAACAGATCCGCTACGCCATCACCCGCAAAGCTTTCGCCGTAGATTTCTCATTTGAATTTCAAACTACAGGCCAGTTGGAGAACAGTTCACCCGATATTCAAAACAGACTTGAACTGCTTAAAGGTGATATCAACATTCAATCTAGCCATAATACCACCAAAATAACGGTTAACATACCCTTTAACCATTAA
- a CDS encoding OmpA family protein, with protein sequence MKKLILVSALLLAGTNSNAQSFLNKLKQKAEDIASKTVDKALEGKSSKTAEASKTGQPPAKAESGHTTTNPALTSTTTYDFVPGSKVLLVDDFSQDAPGSFPLKWYTRSKAEVVTLNTAKGNWLRVYPGTFVSPVVNVAENTTIEFDLIMNWPKAGGYLVPAIGFALYDRGNKGEILSYDYRLKNCLKFNIAPYRSEAVVQLTSYENGAKKLESDKYRVANFESKVGSVIHVAISIQKERVRIWIDKEKVFDLPQAAPLDGNLNQLKIDMSGSNYTNDQLGYYVSNFRFAEGSSDNRSKLLTTGRLETSGILFATNSAEVKSDNEGTIKEVAAAMMENPDLKIKIIGHTDAVGKPEANLILSAKRAEAVRDALVKIYKISPDRVETEGKGSNAPVSDDISEAGNAKNRRVEFIRQSGK encoded by the coding sequence ATGAAAAAATTAATCTTAGTCTCAGCCCTTCTGCTGGCCGGCACCAATTCAAACGCTCAGAGCTTTTTAAACAAGTTGAAACAAAAGGCAGAAGACATTGCCTCCAAAACTGTGGATAAAGCACTGGAAGGAAAGAGCAGCAAAACTGCAGAAGCCAGCAAAACGGGCCAACCTCCAGCGAAAGCCGAAAGCGGCCATACCACAACAAACCCGGCACTCACCAGTACTACCACGTACGACTTCGTTCCTGGATCTAAAGTATTGCTGGTAGATGATTTCTCCCAGGACGCGCCTGGCTCTTTTCCTCTGAAATGGTACACCAGAAGTAAAGCTGAGGTCGTCACCTTGAACACCGCCAAAGGAAACTGGTTGCGCGTTTATCCTGGAACATTCGTAAGTCCGGTCGTAAACGTTGCGGAGAATACAACGATTGAATTTGACCTGATCATGAACTGGCCGAAGGCGGGTGGCTATTTGGTGCCAGCAATTGGCTTTGCCCTTTACGACCGGGGGAATAAAGGAGAGATTCTATCATATGACTACCGCCTTAAGAATTGCTTGAAATTCAATATCGCACCCTACCGATCGGAAGCTGTGGTACAACTGACCTCCTATGAAAACGGAGCCAAGAAACTGGAAAGTGATAAATACCGTGTTGCAAATTTCGAAAGCAAGGTAGGCAGCGTAATTCATGTTGCCATCAGCATCCAAAAAGAGAGAGTCAGGATCTGGATAGATAAGGAAAAAGTATTTGACCTGCCTCAAGCGGCCCCGCTCGACGGAAATTTAAATCAGCTAAAAATTGACATGTCCGGCTCCAATTACACCAATGATCAGCTTGGCTATTATGTATCCAACTTCCGTTTCGCGGAAGGCAGTTCAGACAATCGCTCTAAACTACTGACCACAGGGAGACTGGAAACTAGCGGAATCCTGTTCGCTACCAATTCCGCTGAAGTAAAATCAGACAATGAAGGGACGATTAAGGAAGTAGCGGCTGCTATGATGGAAAACCCCGATCTGAAAATCAAAATTATAGGCCATACCGACGCAGTAGGGAAACCTGAAGCCAACCTGATCCTGTCTGCAAAGCGAGCAGAAGCGGTTCGCGACGCGCTCGTTAAAATTTACAAAATCAGTCCCGATCGAGTCGAAACCGAAGGAAAAGGATCCAATGCACCTGTTAGCGATGATATTAGCGAAGCTGGTAACGCCAAGAACAGAAGAGTCGAGTTCATAAGACAAAGTGGCAAGTGA
- a CDS encoding pyridoxamine 5'-phosphate oxidase family protein translates to MENKDQARDSSNNTQSTNDHIESLEGKEALEKLKHIAKSAENCFFCTNIKTGLPLSVRPMSVLEVDDEGNLWFMSMKESHKNHEIESDPFTHLFFQENKNSGFLNIYGITEIVRDRKKIEELWNPLLKVWFQDGKDDENISLLKVVPTNVYYWDTRHGEAVAFIKMAASVITGKTMDDSVEGKLEF, encoded by the coding sequence ATGGAAAACAAAGATCAAGCACGCGACAGTTCAAACAACACTCAGTCTACCAACGATCACATTGAATCGCTAGAGGGGAAAGAAGCCCTGGAAAAGCTGAAGCATATCGCTAAGAGCGCGGAAAACTGCTTTTTTTGCACCAATATTAAAACAGGCTTGCCATTGTCGGTAAGGCCGATGTCTGTCCTGGAGGTTGACGATGAGGGAAACCTCTGGTTTATGAGCATGAAGGAAAGTCATAAGAATCACGAAATAGAGTCTGACCCCTTCACACACCTGTTTTTTCAGGAGAACAAAAACTCCGGTTTCCTTAACATCTACGGCATAACCGAGATAGTGAGAGACAGAAAAAAGATCGAGGAACTATGGAATCCGCTTTTGAAGGTTTGGTTTCAGGACGGTAAAGACGATGAAAATATTAGCTTGCTGAAGGTTGTACCTACCAACGTTTACTATTGGGATACGCGCCATGGCGAGGCTGTAGCTTTTATCAAGATGGCAGCATCGGTAATTACCGGTAAAACGATGGATGATTCTGTAGAAGGAAAACTTGAGTTTTAG
- a CDS encoding 4Fe-4S dicluster domain-containing protein → MLAQIIFIIITLAAFGLFAFNLKKVIRNIRLGRPADRFDQPQLRLMTMLKVAFGQTKMFFRPIPAILHMVVYAGFVIINIEVLEIMIDGVFGTHRIFGGLGMLYNTLIGSFELLAIGVWIACAIFLVRRNILKLRRFRGVEMKSWPRSDANYILITEILLMTAFLLMNAADAKLQSMGSAHYITAGSFPVSQYLVPFLPAGEGSLILIERACWWFHIIGILVFLNYLPYSKHLHILFAFPNTYFSNLEPKGEFNNMSSVTNEVKAMLDPSFTPLAAEEGRFGAKDVNDLTWVNLMNAYTCTECGRCTAVCPANMTGKLLSPRKIMMDARDRMEEVGRNIDKNGAGFEDGKSLIDDYISREEIWACTSCNACTNACPVNIDPLAIIMDLRRYAVMEESKVPGSLNAMLGNIENNGAPWKYAPADRFNWAEQN, encoded by the coding sequence ATGTTGGCACAAATAATATTTATAATCATTACGCTGGCGGCCTTTGGCTTATTTGCATTTAACCTAAAGAAAGTAATCCGCAATATTAGGCTGGGCAGGCCGGCAGACCGGTTTGACCAGCCTCAGCTCCGGCTGATGACCATGCTGAAAGTAGCATTTGGCCAGACTAAAATGTTTTTCAGGCCAATACCGGCCATTCTGCATATGGTGGTATATGCCGGCTTTGTGATCATCAACATTGAGGTCCTGGAGATCATGATCGATGGTGTATTTGGTACGCACCGGATCTTTGGCGGACTGGGCATGCTTTATAATACGCTCATTGGTTCTTTTGAACTCCTGGCCATTGGTGTCTGGATCGCCTGTGCGATTTTCCTTGTCAGACGTAACATACTTAAGCTACGCCGTTTCCGTGGTGTGGAGATGAAAAGCTGGCCGCGGTCCGACGCCAACTATATTCTTATTACCGAGATATTGCTGATGACTGCCTTCCTGCTAATGAATGCAGCCGACGCGAAGCTACAGTCGATGGGTTCAGCACATTATATTACAGCGGGATCCTTTCCGGTGAGTCAATATCTCGTTCCTTTTCTGCCAGCGGGCGAAGGTTCACTGATTCTGATTGAGCGCGCGTGCTGGTGGTTCCATATCATCGGTATCCTGGTTTTCCTTAACTACCTGCCCTACTCCAAACATCTCCATATTCTTTTTGCTTTCCCGAACACTTATTTTTCCAACCTGGAACCAAAGGGTGAATTCAACAATATGAGCAGCGTTACCAACGAAGTTAAGGCCATGCTGGATCCCTCTTTTACGCCGCTTGCTGCAGAGGAAGGAAGATTTGGCGCGAAGGATGTGAACGACCTTACCTGGGTAAATCTGATGAACGCTTATACCTGCACGGAATGCGGCCGCTGTACTGCGGTATGCCCGGCCAACATGACCGGAAAATTGCTGTCGCCAAGAAAAATCATGATGGACGCGCGCGACAGAATGGAGGAAGTCGGCAGAAACATTGACAAAAACGGTGCTGGTTTCGAGGACGGAAAGTCTTTGATCGACGATTACATCAGCAGAGAAGAAATATGGGCCTGTACAAGTTGCAATGCCTGTACAAATGCGTGCCCGGTAAACATTGACCCCCTGGCGATCATTATGGACCTGCGCAGATATGCTGTAATGGAAGAGTCTAAAGTGCCAGGCAGTTTGAATGCGATGCTTGGTAACATAGAGAATAACGGTGCTCCATGGAAATATGCACCGGCCGACCGTTTTAATTGGGCGGAGCAAAATTAA
- a CDS encoding (Fe-S)-binding protein: MSEQLNFKVPTMAELIAKGEEPEILFWVGCAGSYDERAQKITRDICKILHHVGLKYAVLGTEESCTGDPAKRAGNEFLFQMQAMANIELLNGYNVKKIVTGCPHCFNTIRNEYPGLGGSYEVIHHSQLIQQLINEGKLKAEGGAQFKGKKITFHDPCYLGRGNNIYEAPRAALEALDADLVEMKRCKSGGLCCGAGGAQMFKEPEPGRKDINIERTEEALALQPDIIAAGCPFCMTMLRDGVKLKEKDQDVQVLDIAEITARANGL; encoded by the coding sequence ATGAGCGAACAACTGAATTTTAAGGTGCCAACAATGGCCGAACTGATTGCCAAGGGTGAAGAGCCGGAGATATTGTTTTGGGTTGGTTGTGCGGGCAGCTATGACGAGCGGGCACAAAAGATTACCCGGGATATATGCAAGATACTGCATCACGTTGGCTTAAAGTATGCTGTTCTTGGAACAGAAGAGAGCTGTACCGGCGACCCGGCAAAACGTGCGGGCAATGAATTCTTGTTTCAAATGCAGGCAATGGCCAATATTGAATTGTTAAATGGCTATAACGTTAAAAAGATCGTTACCGGATGCCCGCATTGTTTCAACACGATCAGAAATGAGTATCCGGGACTGGGCGGGAGTTATGAAGTTATCCATCATTCTCAGTTAATTCAGCAGTTGATTAACGAGGGCAAGCTGAAAGCAGAAGGCGGGGCGCAGTTTAAAGGAAAAAAAATCACCTTTCACGACCCCTGTTATCTTGGTCGCGGCAACAATATATATGAAGCACCGCGCGCTGCCCTTGAGGCATTGGATGCCGATCTGGTTGAGATGAAACGCTGCAAGTCGGGAGGCCTATGCTGCGGAGCAGGCGGAGCTCAGATGTTCAAAGAACCCGAACCAGGGAGAAAAGATATCAATATCGAAAGAACGGAGGAAGCGCTTGCTTTACAGCCGGATATTATAGCGGCAGGCTGCCCGTTTTGCATGACCATGCTGAGGGATGGCGTGAAGCTGAAAGAGAAGGATCAGGATGTCCAGGTTTTGGATATTGCTGAAATCACCGCACGGGCAAATGGATTGTAG
- a CDS encoding MBL fold metallo-hydrolase has translation MDCSQLNIASLNSGSNGNCYFVGNKQDAVLIDAGISCRLTETRMRRLGLPMQHIRAIFISHEHTDHIKGVCGLASKYQVPVYISNKTLLKCRFELPSYLLRSLSDQQSVQIGELTIFTFAKHHDAAEPYSFVVSCGETNVGVFTDIGRVCDQLTNQFKRCHAAFLEANYDDELLMKSNYPYFLKRRISGGSGHLSNQKALELFMDHKPAFMTHLILAHLSAQNNCADLVQGMFERHAIDTRIIVASRHEETEVYHINGPVTRFKQHTIFEQAALNSF, from the coding sequence ATGGATTGTAGTCAATTGAATATTGCTTCTTTGAACTCAGGCAGTAACGGCAACTGTTACTTTGTGGGCAATAAGCAAGATGCTGTCTTAATTGATGCCGGCATTTCGTGTCGGCTCACTGAAACAAGAATGCGCAGGCTGGGCTTGCCTATGCAGCATATTCGTGCAATATTTATATCCCACGAACATACAGATCATATAAAAGGTGTGTGCGGGCTGGCTAGCAAGTATCAGGTTCCGGTCTACATTTCTAACAAGACCTTGCTTAAGTGTCGTTTCGAACTTCCGTCCTACCTTTTACGCTCGCTGTCCGACCAGCAGAGCGTTCAGATTGGTGAGCTGACAATCTTCACTTTTGCCAAGCATCACGACGCCGCAGAGCCTTACAGCTTTGTGGTTTCATGCGGAGAAACGAATGTAGGCGTATTTACAGACATCGGCCGCGTATGCGATCAGCTAACCAATCAATTCAAGCGTTGTCACGCCGCCTTTCTTGAAGCCAATTACGACGATGAGCTTCTAATGAAAAGCAACTATCCATATTTCCTGAAACGCAGGATCAGCGGCGGCTCTGGTCACTTATCGAATCAAAAAGCGCTGGAGCTATTTATGGACCACAAGCCGGCTTTTATGACCCATCTTATCCTGGCACACTTATCGGCTCAAAACAACTGTGCGGATCTGGTGCAGGGCATGTTTGAACGCCATGCTATAGACACGAGAATTATTGTTGCATCAAGACATGAGGAAACTGAAGTTTACCACATCAACGGACCGGTGACCCGGTTCAAACAGCATACTATTTTTGAGCAAGCTGCCTTGAACTCATTCTGA
- a CDS encoding ABC transporter ATPase, which yields MSFSPQSKVWVYQSNRKFTSDEVQAIRKRLDTFLSQWTAHGQALKAKAEIVHDFFIVLVVDEASASATGCSIDASVRVIKEIEQEYQVDLFDRFNMAYKVNDVVVVATKEDFQTLVDIKAVGPETIVFNNLVTTLEEFESKWEVPFGQSWHAKVFA from the coding sequence ATGAGTTTTTCTCCACAATCTAAGGTCTGGGTATACCAGAGCAATCGGAAATTTACTTCAGACGAGGTGCAGGCTATACGGAAACGGTTGGACACCTTCTTGAGTCAGTGGACTGCTCACGGACAGGCATTAAAAGCTAAAGCAGAGATTGTTCATGATTTCTTTATCGTGCTGGTTGTAGATGAAGCTTCGGCTTCTGCAACGGGTTGTTCTATTGACGCGTCGGTACGTGTCATCAAGGAAATTGAGCAGGAATATCAGGTTGATCTTTTCGACCGCTTTAATATGGCGTACAAGGTAAATGACGTAGTCGTCGTTGCCACCAAAGAAGATTTCCAGACTTTAGTAGATATTAAAGCCGTAGGGCCTGAAACTATCGTATTTAATAACCTGGTAACCACGCTGGAGGAATTTGAGTCAAAATGGGAAGTCCCTTTTGGACAAAGCTGGCACGCCAAGGTGTTCGCCTAA
- the mtgA gene encoding monofunctional biosynthetic peptidoglycan transglycosylase — protein sequence MKRSKSKSKSTGATKVVHIALKILLWFVTVTVLWVFAYRFVNPPITILMIQRNAERDSQSKPVKMQKKWRDLEDISVHMRNAVIAAEDQRFLTHWGFDLKAIENAYTTNKKGKRLKGGSTITQQTAKNVFLWPGRSWIRKGFEAYFSVLIEVLWSKKRILEVYLNVIEMGDGIYGAEAASQSYFDKSSNKLTRAQAALIAACLPNPRRWSPKKPTSYILRRQYLIMKNMRRLGIPKSI from the coding sequence GTGAAGCGTTCCAAGAGTAAATCGAAATCTACGGGTGCAACAAAAGTCGTTCATATTGCGCTTAAAATCTTGCTTTGGTTTGTCACAGTTACAGTTCTCTGGGTATTTGCGTATCGGTTCGTGAATCCGCCAATTACTATTTTAATGATTCAGCGCAATGCTGAGCGGGACAGTCAAAGTAAGCCAGTCAAAATGCAAAAGAAGTGGCGCGACTTAGAAGACATCAGCGTCCACATGAGAAATGCCGTCATCGCGGCCGAAGATCAGCGGTTTTTAACCCATTGGGGCTTCGATCTTAAAGCCATAGAGAACGCTTACACCACAAATAAAAAAGGCAAAAGGCTTAAAGGCGGCAGTACGATAACCCAGCAAACAGCTAAAAATGTTTTTCTGTGGCCCGGTCGGTCCTGGATACGAAAAGGCTTTGAGGCCTACTTCTCCGTACTTATAGAAGTGCTTTGGAGTAAAAAAAGGATTCTTGAAGTCTATCTCAATGTAATAGAGATGGGCGATGGCATTTATGGTGCTGAGGCGGCCTCGCAGAGCTACTTCGACAAATCCAGTAATAAATTAACCAGAGCACAGGCAGCACTCATCGCCGCGTGTTTGCCAAATCCCCGGCGCTGGAGTCCTAAAAAGCCCACTTCTTATATTCTCCGCAGACAATACCTGATCATGAAAAATATGCGCAGACTTGGAATCCCGAAAAGTATATAA
- the rplI gene encoding 50S ribosomal protein L9, protein MEVILKQDIKSLGEKDDIVTVKPGYGRNYLIPQGYAQLATASAKKVLAENLKQAAFKQDKIKKDAEGVAAKLADVKLSIGAKAGETGKIFGAVNTIMIADALKQKGFDVDRRRITFETEPKFVGEYVANLNLHKEVKVKVPFEVVAE, encoded by the coding sequence ATGGAAGTTATTTTAAAACAAGATATCAAATCCCTAGGGGAAAAAGATGATATCGTAACTGTTAAGCCTGGGTATGGCCGTAATTACCTGATTCCTCAGGGTTACGCGCAGTTGGCTACCGCTTCTGCAAAGAAAGTTCTTGCTGAGAATCTTAAGCAGGCTGCCTTTAAGCAGGATAAGATTAAGAAAGATGCGGAAGGTGTTGCTGCTAAGCTTGCAGATGTTAAATTGAGCATAGGCGCTAAAGCTGGTGAAACAGGAAAGATCTTCGGTGCTGTGAATACCATCATGATTGCTGATGCTTTGAAGCAAAAAGGTTTTGATGTAGATCGTCGCCGTATTACTTTTGAAACTGAACCTAAGTTTGTTGGGGAATACGTAGCAAACTTAAACTTACACAAAGAGGTGAAAGTTAAAGTTCCTTTTGAAGTAGTAGCAGAATAA
- the rpsR gene encoding 30S ribosomal protein S18 gives MAKDQIQYVTAPKVDDNRKKYCRFKKNGIKYIDYKDANFLLKFINDQGKLLPRRLTGTSLKFQRKVAQAVKRARHIGLLPFVADQLK, from the coding sequence ATGGCAAAGGATCAGATACAATATGTTACCGCTCCAAAAGTGGACGATAACAGAAAGAAATACTGCCGTTTCAAAAAGAACGGAATCAAGTATATCGATTATAAAGACGCAAACTTTCTTTTGAAGTTTATCAACGATCAGGGCAAGCTTTTACCCCGCCGTTTAACTGGTACTTCATTGAAGTTTCAACGTAAAGTAGCACAAGCAGTTAAGCGTGCGCGTCATATTGGTTTATTACCGTTTGTTGCTGACCAGTTAAAATAG
- the rpsF gene encoding 30S ribosomal protein S6, whose protein sequence is MNQYETVIVLTPLLSEEVAKEAIAKFTKILTDGGAEIVQADNWGLRKLAYPIAKKASGFFHLTEYKSSGELISKLELELKRDERVMRFLTVKLDRHAVAYNEKKRSGAFNKKPKQEAAV, encoded by the coding sequence ATGAATCAGTACGAAACTGTTATCGTTCTAACCCCGTTGTTGTCAGAAGAAGTTGCTAAAGAAGCGATTGCTAAATTTACCAAGATTCTTACTGATGGCGGAGCCGAAATTGTCCAAGCGGACAATTGGGGTTTGAGAAAATTAGCGTATCCTATTGCAAAAAAAGCAAGTGGATTTTTTCACCTGACAGAGTATAAGTCTTCAGGCGAATTGATTAGTAAACTGGAATTGGAGCTTAAGCGCGACGAGCGTGTTATGCGTTTCCTTACTGTTAAGCTTGACCGTCATGCGGTAGCTTACAACGAGAAGAAACGTAGCGGAGCTTTTAACAAAAAACCAAAACAGGAGGCTGCAGTATAA